One genomic region from Leifsonia sp. Root1293 encodes:
- a CDS encoding ABC transporter ATP-binding protein, translating into MPASIQHQHPPQDRPGTIRTLLRLYPYVKPAVPFLILGAVSALLASLVALAIPQILQVLVDGPLSTGNASAILPASLLVIGLGVLEAILIALRRWFVLTPGTHVEATMRNGLYAQLQDLPVAFHDRWPSGQLLSRAVSDLGLIRRFLAFGIILLVVNVLTIIVGFGILISMNWILGLIFFACSIPLWIYGFVFEGKYSTIARRSQDQAGDLATAVEESVHGIRVLKAFGRGKHALKNFTSQAEDLRGTEIEKARAIAGIWLWLLMVPDVAFALCLVVGTWLAAQGELSVGTLVAFFATATVLRFPVESIGFLLSMTFDTRTATDRFFDILDEVNAIRDPEAPVTITDPKGELHFDAVHFRYQDSPERFPDLVDGVELTLRPGETMALVGLTGSGKSTITALTTRLYDVTGGAVRLDGVDVRDLSREELRRHVAMAFEDATLFSASVRDNVLLGRPEFAERSPEADAALAEALEIAQAGFVHDLPDGVDTTVGEEGMSLSGGQRQRLALARAVAAKPAVLVLDDPLSALDVDTEALVEAALRRVLASTTALIVAHRPSTVMLADRVALLQDGRITAVGRHSELLETNDHYRFVISSLEDEERRDQARQTDRDLFDEKEGVNR; encoded by the coding sequence ATGCCTGCATCGATTCAGCACCAACACCCGCCTCAAGACCGTCCCGGCACCATCCGCACCCTTCTGAGGCTCTACCCGTACGTCAAGCCCGCCGTCCCGTTCCTCATCCTGGGCGCCGTCTCGGCGTTGCTCGCGAGCCTCGTCGCGCTCGCGATCCCGCAGATCCTGCAGGTGCTCGTCGACGGTCCGCTGTCGACGGGGAACGCCTCCGCGATCCTGCCGGCCTCGCTGCTCGTCATCGGGCTCGGCGTGCTGGAGGCCATCCTCATCGCTCTGAGGCGCTGGTTCGTGCTCACACCGGGCACGCACGTCGAGGCGACGATGCGCAACGGGCTGTACGCCCAGCTGCAGGACCTCCCCGTCGCGTTCCACGACCGCTGGCCGAGCGGCCAGCTGCTCTCCCGCGCCGTCAGCGACCTGGGCCTCATCCGCCGTTTCCTCGCCTTCGGCATCATCCTGCTGGTCGTCAACGTGCTCACGATCATCGTCGGGTTCGGCATCCTCATCTCGATGAACTGGATCCTCGGCCTCATCTTCTTCGCCTGCTCGATCCCGCTCTGGATCTACGGCTTCGTGTTCGAGGGCAAGTACTCCACCATCGCGAGGCGCAGCCAGGACCAGGCGGGAGACCTGGCCACTGCGGTAGAGGAGTCGGTGCACGGCATCCGTGTGCTGAAGGCATTCGGTCGAGGCAAGCACGCGCTCAAGAACTTCACCTCGCAGGCGGAGGATCTGCGCGGCACCGAGATCGAGAAGGCCCGTGCCATCGCCGGCATCTGGCTGTGGTTGCTCATGGTTCCGGACGTCGCCTTCGCGCTCTGCCTGGTCGTGGGCACCTGGCTCGCGGCGCAGGGCGAGCTGAGCGTCGGAACACTGGTGGCCTTCTTCGCCACGGCGACGGTGCTGCGCTTCCCGGTCGAGTCGATCGGATTCCTGCTCTCGATGACGTTCGACACCCGCACCGCGACCGACCGCTTCTTCGACATCCTCGACGAGGTCAACGCCATCCGCGACCCGGAGGCACCGGTCACGATCACCGACCCGAAGGGCGAGCTGCACTTCGACGCCGTTCACTTCCGCTACCAGGACTCGCCGGAGCGATTCCCCGATCTCGTCGACGGAGTCGAGCTCACCCTTCGACCGGGCGAGACCATGGCGCTCGTCGGGCTCACGGGTTCGGGCAAGTCCACCATCACGGCCCTCACCACGAGGCTGTACGACGTCACCGGGGGAGCGGTGCGCCTGGACGGTGTCGACGTGCGCGACCTCAGCCGCGAGGAGCTGCGCCGGCACGTCGCGATGGCTTTCGAGGACGCGACGCTGTTCTCGGCGTCCGTGCGCGACAACGTGCTGCTGGGTCGCCCCGAGTTCGCCGAGCGCAGCCCTGAAGCCGATGCCGCCCTGGCGGAAGCGCTGGAGATCGCGCAGGCCGGTTTCGTGCACGACCTCCCCGACGGTGTCGACACGACAGTGGGCGAGGAGGGCATGAGCCTCTCGGGCGGCCAGCGTCAGCGACTGGCGCTCGCCCGCGCTGTCGCAGCGAAGCCCGCCGTGCTCGTTCTCGACGACCCGTTGTCGGCGCTCGACGTCGACACCGAGGCTCTGGTCGAGGCGGCGTTGCGCAGGGTCCTCGCGTCGACGACGGCGCTCATCGTGGCGCACAGGCCGTCGACCGTCATGCTCGCCGACAGGGTCGCCCTGCTGCAGGACGGCCGCATCACCGCCGTGGGCAGGCATTCCGAGCTCCTGGAGACCAACGACCACTACAGGTTCGTGATCTCGAGCCTGGAGGACGAGGAACGCCGCGACCAGGCGCGCCAGACCGATCGAGATCTGTTCGATGAGAAGGAGGGGGTGAACCGATGA
- a CDS encoding FtsX-like permease family protein encodes MRSIRLAMLRARARAGLLLGLGAVVAVAALAGVGIIGGLATATATGVHDALVVTGPATELVVTADPSDPDDAPASRDAVDALIDETIRHGDVQRSVDDVDRLVWTITPADAALTPAGAAELRLEIGDLVTMVDAASIPATTVATSGGLTATLAELDRGVVAVSSVLPVPLLLIFVFAWFALAQLARLLRSARSEESELLTARGMTAWQLGSLAILESAVTVIPAAVIGAAAAVGALSVIQPAATTSLSGWPFAVAVGLLAMIVAGWSAGRSGIGGTAGRRAERSGRGVGAATATGAVLATIAAAVAVAQLLQYGSPLVPSADGGVRVDPIAELAPVLMLVAGALLALLLLRPAVIAVERAAARGTGLAGSLAARQVARRFPMFQVAVLLVCLAVGSAVFASGYSATWRSLASASAQQATGTSVRIALADDSTAVTTTAAVRAVDGVTDAAPVATAPIRVGDDPSTLTALSPALVSAVLADVGGTVDTAAMAAALAEEVRPGIALAENSTSLRIDLDIAAPEESRRGEVAISAWLADTDGALVSVGLGSIDVDAPGRISVSGELPVVDGGWSLLAVDGRLSAADGAEDIDLELTSVETDPAAPASLPLPEEPETTLASTEPLGRIMLTDATDQDVPAVISTALAEKRGLRVGDRFDYQFDGLLRSGSAVVAGLTPSVPGSADALAALFPLATLDDALLRDNDTTAVADEVWAAAADPALAAAAIEPVLADPGGDSGDVVTVAGPGPATLLAEPVVTAGWVGVGAAIALAVIATVGILSALGAARSGEVALLRAIGVPSRAQGRGRAVELSVAVIAGGLAGVAVGALTVLLTAAPFAAASVAESSLVTDLPPSLGVPALAAALLALALPLAVVIAVHAHSVRRSASRPSPVGEIS; translated from the coding sequence GTGCGATCGATTCGTCTCGCCATGCTCCGAGCGCGAGCGCGTGCCGGACTCCTTCTCGGTCTCGGCGCCGTCGTGGCCGTCGCAGCGCTCGCGGGCGTCGGCATCATCGGCGGGCTCGCGACGGCGACGGCGACGGGGGTGCACGACGCCCTCGTGGTGACCGGGCCCGCGACGGAGTTGGTGGTCACCGCCGATCCGTCCGATCCCGACGACGCTCCAGCCAGCCGGGATGCCGTCGACGCCCTCATCGACGAGACGATCCGGCACGGCGACGTGCAGCGTTCCGTCGACGATGTCGATCGGCTGGTCTGGACGATCACCCCTGCCGATGCCGCTCTGACGCCGGCCGGCGCGGCGGAGCTGCGCCTCGAGATCGGCGACCTCGTCACGATGGTCGACGCGGCGTCGATTCCGGCGACGACGGTGGCGACATCCGGAGGGCTGACCGCAACGCTCGCCGAACTCGACAGGGGCGTCGTCGCCGTGTCCTCCGTGCTGCCGGTTCCGCTGCTGCTCATCTTCGTCTTCGCCTGGTTCGCGCTCGCCCAGCTCGCTCGTCTGCTGCGCAGCGCCCGCTCCGAGGAGAGCGAACTGCTCACCGCTCGCGGGATGACGGCATGGCAGCTGGGCTCGCTGGCCATTCTCGAGTCGGCCGTGACCGTGATCCCCGCGGCGGTCATCGGAGCAGCGGCAGCGGTCGGAGCGCTGAGCGTCATCCAACCCGCAGCGACGACCTCGCTGAGTGGCTGGCCGTTCGCCGTGGCCGTCGGACTCCTGGCCATGATCGTTGCCGGATGGAGCGCCGGGCGGAGCGGCATCGGCGGAACCGCCGGGCGCCGTGCCGAGCGCTCGGGCCGGGGCGTCGGCGCCGCCACGGCGACGGGAGCCGTCCTCGCCACCATCGCGGCCGCAGTCGCCGTCGCCCAGCTGCTGCAGTACGGCTCGCCCCTCGTCCCCTCAGCCGATGGCGGCGTCCGCGTCGACCCGATCGCCGAACTCGCCCCTGTGCTCATGCTCGTGGCCGGCGCGCTGCTGGCCCTGCTCCTGCTCCGGCCGGCCGTCATCGCCGTCGAGAGGGCGGCGGCGCGCGGAACCGGGCTCGCCGGTTCACTCGCCGCCCGCCAGGTCGCGCGACGCTTCCCGATGTTCCAGGTCGCAGTGCTGCTGGTCTGCCTGGCCGTCGGCAGTGCCGTGTTCGCCTCGGGTTACTCGGCGACGTGGCGGTCGCTGGCCTCGGCCTCGGCGCAGCAGGCCACGGGGACATCCGTGCGGATCGCCCTCGCCGACGACTCCACGGCCGTGACGACGACTGCCGCCGTGCGCGCCGTCGACGGAGTGACGGATGCGGCCCCCGTCGCCACAGCGCCCATCAGGGTGGGCGACGATCCGTCCACCCTCACGGCTCTCTCACCCGCGCTGGTGTCGGCCGTGCTCGCCGATGTCGGCGGCACCGTGGACACGGCGGCCATGGCGGCGGCCCTCGCCGAAGAGGTCAGGCCGGGCATCGCCCTCGCCGAGAACTCGACGTCGCTCCGGATCGATCTCGACATCGCCGCTCCCGAGGAGAGCCGTCGCGGAGAGGTCGCGATCAGCGCGTGGCTCGCCGACACCGACGGAGCACTCGTCTCCGTCGGCCTCGGCTCCATCGACGTCGACGCCCCAGGGCGCATCTCGGTGTCGGGAGAGCTCCCCGTCGTCGATGGGGGCTGGAGCCTGCTCGCGGTCGACGGGCGTCTGAGCGCAGCCGATGGCGCCGAGGACATCGACCTCGAGCTGACGTCCGTGGAGACCGACCCGGCTGCTCCCGCGTCGCTGCCCCTTCCGGAAGAGCCTGAGACCACTCTGGCATCGACAGAGCCGCTCGGCAGGATCATGCTGACGGATGCCACCGACCAGGACGTGCCGGCCGTGATCTCGACGGCCCTGGCCGAGAAGCGCGGACTGCGGGTCGGCGACCGATTCGACTACCAGTTCGATGGACTGCTGCGCTCGGGATCCGCCGTCGTGGCCGGCCTGACGCCCTCGGTTCCGGGCTCAGCCGACGCCCTCGCGGCGCTCTTCCCCCTCGCCACCCTCGACGACGCCCTGCTGCGCGACAACGACACCACGGCCGTCGCCGACGAGGTCTGGGCCGCAGCTGCCGACCCGGCGCTCGCGGCCGCTGCGATCGAACCGGTGCTGGCGGACCCGGGCGGCGACTCCGGCGACGTCGTGACGGTCGCCGGTCCCGGGCCGGCGACCCTGCTCGCCGAGCCTGTCGTGACCGCTGGGTGGGTGGGCGTCGGCGCCGCCATCGCGCTCGCCGTGATCGCCACCGTCGGAATCCTGTCCGCACTGGGAGCCGCTCGCTCCGGCGAGGTCGCCCTCCTGCGGGCGATCGGCGTTCCGTCACGGGCGCAGGGCAGGGGCCGCGCCGTCGAGCTCAGCGTTGCTGTGATCGCGGGAGGCCTCGCCGGAGTCGCCGTGGGGGCGCTGACAGTACTTCTCACTGCGGCTCCGTTCGCCGCGGCATCCGTCGCCGAATCATCGCTCGTCACCGACCTGCCGCCGTCGCTCGGCGTTCCCGCTCTCGCCGCGGCACTGCTCGCGTTGGCCCTGCCGCTGGCCGTCGTCATCGCTGTGCACGCGCACTCGGTCCGCCGCAGCGCGTCCAGGCCCTCGCCTGTCGGGGAGATCTCGTGA
- a CDS encoding ABC transporter permease: protein MSRRSARSGPALLLRHLAAHPAGGLTVAVLVVLLSALAAAAPRAVEAMHTRSLDYAVSALEPVQRDVTGGAIGVPDPGPGATTGPDGLPQESQAVWGAFNDSVVGLHDSLPSPLREATGSPQYFLSQDSLPVTRVGDENHGELALAFDPRSPDHVRYTDGSPPSATDDDVVEIGLGSLNADALSWGVGETRQIQAERGETYSARLSGVFEPVDPDDDYWSHAPLLLEPSIVRDPLAPPVYTVTGLIDASELAALAASPTAVRVEVWFPLDPDAVTQADASTLVEQLRRLESAPPTVMMTRTEFYQAALSFSAGPADTIEDTLTTDAAVDAVLAMTASGPLGVMIAVLLLGCRVITGRRADALLLLAARGAGGQTLRGMMAIEGLVIGIPAAITGALAGILLTTGPITASALVLPALLGLLPAFLLALPSPDLTRRTERDDLDSASRASGRVRLVGELVVVGLAAVATFALMQRGLTTAAATSGIDPLLAAAPLLLALAVCVAALRLYPLPLAWLARRSHARRGLSAYLGPVRALRDPATGLAPVLALVVGVAVAVSSGVLLTTIRSGIDDAAVTAVGADLRVKGTPLTTDQVEEIAAVPGVADAAAVSGANSELIDVDGRRTNTSIIVVDTEALGRVQGDSPGALPVGPALRAEGDTVPIVASGATTSAVGSSTDATLDGEPITIVGTVDGITALSSRANWAVVDSRFADRVGVVNPVTHVVLLRLEPDADREATRAAVQAVAGGAATVDSPADSAAVLESAPAAAGLQSALFIGIAVTALLSALTIAMTLVLGATARARILVLLRMLGGGRRDARSLAVWEVAPMAVVALVFGAALGIGLPLVILAGVDLRGFTGGRLQPELSVDPILTLALVVGFVLVTALCTFIALFASGRARASSILRTVES, encoded by the coding sequence GTGAGCCGCCGGTCCGCACGGTCGGGCCCCGCGCTCCTCCTTCGCCATCTGGCCGCCCATCCGGCCGGCGGACTCACCGTCGCCGTTCTCGTCGTGCTGCTGTCCGCTCTCGCCGCGGCGGCACCCCGGGCGGTCGAGGCCATGCACACCAGGTCGCTCGACTACGCCGTGAGTGCACTCGAGCCGGTGCAACGCGACGTCACCGGTGGCGCCATCGGAGTGCCGGACCCCGGACCCGGCGCCACGACCGGTCCCGATGGGCTCCCGCAGGAGTCGCAGGCCGTCTGGGGTGCCTTCAACGACAGCGTCGTGGGCCTGCATGACAGCCTGCCGTCTCCGCTTCGCGAGGCCACGGGCAGCCCGCAGTACTTCCTGTCGCAGGACAGCCTGCCCGTCACCAGGGTCGGCGACGAGAATCACGGGGAGCTGGCCCTCGCCTTCGATCCGCGATCGCCCGACCATGTGAGGTACACCGACGGCTCGCCCCCGTCGGCGACCGACGACGACGTCGTCGAGATCGGCCTCGGATCCCTCAACGCCGATGCCCTCTCCTGGGGAGTCGGCGAGACCCGGCAGATCCAGGCCGAGCGCGGCGAGACCTACAGCGCCAGACTCTCGGGCGTCTTCGAACCCGTCGACCCCGATGACGACTACTGGTCGCATGCGCCCCTGCTGCTCGAGCCGAGCATCGTGCGGGATCCGCTCGCGCCGCCGGTCTACACCGTCACCGGGCTGATCGATGCCTCGGAGCTCGCTGCGCTGGCCGCGTCGCCCACTGCGGTGCGCGTGGAAGTGTGGTTCCCCCTGGACCCCGATGCCGTGACCCAGGCCGATGCATCGACCCTGGTCGAACAACTGCGCCGCCTCGAGTCGGCACCGCCGACGGTCATGATGACGCGGACCGAGTTCTACCAGGCCGCGCTGTCGTTCTCCGCCGGTCCGGCCGACACCATCGAAGACACGTTGACGACGGATGCCGCCGTCGACGCTGTGCTCGCCATGACGGCGTCGGGCCCTCTGGGCGTGATGATCGCCGTGCTGCTCCTCGGCTGCCGAGTGATCACGGGCCGGCGGGCCGATGCCCTCCTGCTGCTGGCCGCCCGCGGGGCGGGTGGGCAGACGTTGCGCGGCATGATGGCGATCGAGGGTCTGGTGATCGGCATTCCCGCGGCGATCACAGGAGCCCTCGCGGGCATCCTGCTCACCACCGGACCGATCACGGCGAGCGCGCTCGTGCTGCCCGCCCTGCTCGGCCTGCTTCCGGCGTTCCTGCTCGCGCTGCCGTCACCCGACCTCACTCGTCGCACGGAACGCGACGACCTCGACAGTGCCAGCCGAGCCTCGGGCCGGGTGCGTCTCGTCGGCGAGCTCGTCGTGGTCGGGCTGGCGGCCGTCGCGACCTTCGCCCTGATGCAGCGCGGGCTCACCACGGCTGCGGCGACATCCGGAATCGATCCCCTGCTCGCCGCAGCTCCGCTGCTGCTCGCCCTGGCGGTCTGCGTCGCCGCGCTCAGGCTCTATCCGCTGCCGCTGGCCTGGCTGGCCCGGCGCTCTCATGCGCGGCGTGGGCTCAGTGCCTACCTGGGACCCGTGCGGGCGCTGCGCGACCCGGCGACTGGGCTCGCCCCGGTGCTCGCCCTGGTGGTGGGCGTTGCCGTCGCCGTCTCGTCGGGAGTACTGCTCACCACCATCCGCTCGGGCATCGACGATGCAGCGGTGACGGCCGTCGGCGCCGACCTGCGCGTGAAGGGCACGCCACTCACCACGGACCAGGTGGAGGAGATCGCCGCCGTTCCGGGTGTCGCTGATGCCGCCGCCGTGTCGGGAGCGAACTCGGAGCTCATCGACGTCGACGGGCGCCGCACCAACACGTCGATCATCGTGGTCGACACCGAGGCCCTCGGTCGGGTGCAGGGCGATTCCCCCGGCGCACTGCCGGTCGGGCCTGCGCTGCGCGCCGAGGGCGACACCGTGCCGATCGTGGCGTCGGGGGCGACGACGTCGGCCGTCGGCTCGTCGACGGATGCCACTCTCGACGGAGAGCCGATCACCATCGTCGGCACGGTCGACGGCATCACGGCCCTCAGCAGTCGGGCGAACTGGGCTGTCGTCGACAGCCGCTTCGCTGACAGGGTCGGCGTCGTCAATCCCGTGACTCACGTCGTGCTGCTCCGCCTCGAACCGGATGCCGATCGGGAAGCCACCAGGGCAGCGGTGCAGGCCGTGGCCGGCGGTGCGGCGACCGTCGATTCGCCCGCGGACTCCGCTGCGGTCCTGGAGTCGGCCCCGGCTGCGGCCGGCCTGCAGTCCGCCCTGTTCATCGGCATCGCCGTGACGGCACTGCTCAGTGCTCTCACCATCGCGATGACCCTCGTGCTCGGCGCGACGGCGAGAGCTCGCATCCTCGTGCTGCTGCGCATGCTCGGCGGCGGGCGGCGCGATGCCCGCTCGCTCGCCGTCTGGGAGGTCGCGCCGATGGCCGTGGTCGCCCTCGTGTTCGGGGCGGCGCTCGGCATCGGCCTGCCGCTGGTGATCCTGGCCGGCGTCGACCTGCGCGGATTCACTGGAGGCCGGTTGCAGCCGGAGCTCTCCGTCGACCCGATCCTCACCCTGGCCCTCGTGGTCGGGTTCGTGCTGGTGACCGCACTGTGCACGTTCATCGCGCTGTTCGCCTCAGGGCGGGCGCGCGCCAGTTCCATCCTGAGAACAGTGGAGTCCTGA
- a CDS encoding ABC transporter ATP-binding protein: MEKTETRVIDATDTGEPDVICSDLVRIFTAQGVEVQALQGLNLRLDRGELVALIGASGSGKSTLLGILSGLDVPTAGVARVAGHDLLALGRRERVAFRRRSVGFVWQQTGRNLLPYLTAAENVAAALAVAGARGDRDGRVRDVLEVLDVTDVADRRPSQMSGGQQQRVAIAVAIANEPRVLLADEPTGELDEATSASVLEAMRSVNERLGVTTLIVTHDPTVSEHVARTVQIRDGRTSTEVLRSTRTDEHGAEQAVAEEFAVLDRVGRLQLPHDFVGALGLRDRVRLSLEPDHVAVRPGQEQRQPAIPPTPPAAPASDPGPESTTGQDASPAPSPAHSPQPRGRHAAPIEEDRS; the protein is encoded by the coding sequence ATGGAGAAGACGGAGACCCGCGTGATCGACGCGACCGACACCGGCGAGCCCGACGTGATCTGCTCGGACCTGGTGCGCATCTTCACCGCCCAGGGAGTGGAGGTGCAGGCCCTTCAAGGTCTGAATCTGCGCCTCGATCGAGGAGAGCTGGTCGCCCTGATCGGGGCATCGGGCTCCGGCAAGTCCACCCTGCTCGGCATCCTGTCCGGACTCGACGTCCCGACGGCCGGAGTCGCGCGGGTGGCCGGTCACGACCTGCTCGCTCTGGGTCGACGCGAGAGGGTCGCATTCCGTCGACGGAGCGTCGGCTTCGTCTGGCAGCAGACCGGACGGAACCTCCTGCCCTACCTGACCGCCGCTGAGAACGTCGCCGCCGCTCTGGCCGTCGCCGGCGCACGGGGCGACCGTGACGGACGCGTCCGTGATGTGCTCGAGGTGCTCGACGTGACGGACGTCGCGGATCGGCGGCCGTCGCAGATGTCCGGCGGACAGCAGCAGCGGGTGGCCATCGCCGTCGCCATCGCCAACGAGCCGCGCGTGCTCCTGGCTGACGAGCCGACCGGTGAACTCGACGAGGCGACCTCTGCATCCGTTCTCGAGGCGATGCGCTCGGTGAACGAGCGCCTCGGGGTCACGACGCTCATCGTCACCCACGACCCGACAGTGTCCGAGCATGTCGCGCGCACTGTGCAGATCCGCGATGGACGCACCTCGACCGAGGTGCTGCGCAGCACGCGGACGGACGAGCACGGAGCGGAGCAGGCTGTGGCCGAGGAGTTCGCCGTCCTCGACCGCGTCGGCCGGCTGCAGTTGCCGCACGACTTCGTCGGGGCTCTCGGCCTGCGCGACAGGGTGCGGCTCTCGCTCGAGCCCGACCACGTGGCTGTGCGCCCCGGCCAGGAGCAGCGGCAACCGGCCATCCCGCCCACTCCGCCTGCTGCGCCGGCGTCAGACCCAGGCCCCGAGTCGACCACGGGGCAGGATGCGTCCCCCGCCCCCTCGCCTGCGCATTCCCCACAGCCGCGCGGGCGCCACGCCGCCCCCATCGAGGAGGATCGATCATGA
- a CDS encoding ABC transporter ATP-binding protein has protein sequence MSIALRAEGLSRHYTVGDITVRAVDEVSLDVSPGELLVIRGSSGAGKTTLLNLLGGLDSPTAGQVWVGDRELSSLDEDELAELRRTGLGYIFQGFGLIPVLSAAENIEVPLRLARMDAVERDSRVAEALALVGLSEHAAQRPSELSGGQQQRVGIARALVSRPGILLADEPTGQLDSGTAATVMDLISGLVHDRGIAAVVSTHDPLLVQRADRVLEMHDGRLRAADDLSARAR, from the coding sequence ATGAGTATCGCCCTGCGCGCCGAAGGCCTCAGCCGCCACTACACGGTCGGCGACATCACCGTGCGAGCCGTCGACGAGGTGTCGCTCGACGTCTCGCCCGGCGAACTGCTGGTCATCAGGGGATCATCCGGCGCCGGCAAGACGACGCTCCTCAACCTGCTGGGTGGTCTCGACAGCCCGACGGCCGGGCAGGTGTGGGTCGGCGACCGGGAGCTCTCCAGCCTGGATGAGGACGAACTCGCGGAACTCCGTCGTACGGGACTCGGCTACATCTTCCAGGGCTTCGGACTCATCCCGGTGCTGTCGGCCGCCGAGAACATCGAGGTGCCGCTGCGACTGGCGAGGATGGACGCCGTCGAGCGCGACAGCCGCGTCGCCGAGGCGCTCGCCCTCGTCGGCCTCTCGGAGCACGCCGCCCAGCGTCCATCCGAACTCTCCGGCGGACAGCAGCAGCGCGTGGGGATAGCCAGGGCGCTGGTGTCGCGTCCCGGCATCCTGCTGGCGGATGAACCCACCGGCCAGCTCGACAGCGGAACGGCCGCGACGGTCATGGATCTCATCTCGGGGCTGGTGCACGACCGCGGTATCGCGGCCGTGGTCTCGACGCACGACCCGCTCCTCGTGCAGCGTGCCGATCGCGTGCTCGAGATGCACGACGGCCGGCTGCGTGCGGCGGACGACCTCAGCGCACGCGCACGCTGA
- the ddaH gene encoding dimethylargininase: MTFSSAATRPPVPAVDLGRRITAGVLSALVVVVVALAVTSLAFFIGGQQATAVLTQAANFFLVPAIVAGVLLAIFNSLGATRWWLPALAGGLGAGLIGAVLGSILTAAGNGAAIDGAVLGQIVASLIGFNLLFVLAVTLGEVTLGRSITAIVLGSGVGSSGQARRIALVRLPAENLAEGMVTHIEREGIDSELADDQWDNYCAALTAEGWDVVEVAAEPQLADSVFVEDTVVMFGDVAVMTSPGSEVRRGEIAGAEESVRSIPGVRIERIELPGTLDGGDVLKVGSTVYVGRSTRTNAEGIRQLRVLLAPLGYTVVAVPLTKALHLKSAATALPDGTVIGYRPLLDDVTVFDRFVAVPEAGGAHVVELAPDTVLMAGSAPVSAALISDLGYRVVTVDISEFEKLEGCVTCLSVRVR, encoded by the coding sequence ATGACTTTCTCGAGTGCTGCCACCCGACCACCCGTTCCGGCCGTCGACCTCGGGCGCCGCATCACGGCAGGCGTGCTCTCGGCTCTGGTCGTGGTCGTCGTGGCCCTCGCCGTCACGAGCCTGGCCTTCTTCATCGGTGGCCAGCAGGCGACGGCCGTGCTCACCCAGGCGGCGAACTTCTTCCTGGTGCCCGCGATCGTCGCCGGTGTCCTGCTGGCGATCTTCAACTCCCTCGGCGCCACCCGGTGGTGGCTCCCCGCGCTCGCCGGTGGCCTCGGTGCCGGCCTGATCGGTGCCGTGCTCGGTTCGATCCTGACCGCAGCCGGGAACGGAGCCGCCATCGACGGCGCCGTACTCGGGCAGATCGTGGCGAGCCTCATCGGCTTCAACCTGCTGTTCGTGCTCGCCGTGACGCTCGGCGAGGTCACCCTCGGCCGCAGCATCACCGCGATCGTGCTCGGCTCCGGCGTCGGGTCATCCGGCCAGGCCCGCCGGATCGCGCTCGTGCGTCTTCCTGCCGAGAACCTGGCCGAGGGGATGGTGACCCACATCGAGCGGGAGGGCATCGACTCCGAGCTGGCCGATGACCAGTGGGACAACTACTGCGCCGCCCTGACGGCGGAGGGCTGGGACGTCGTGGAGGTCGCCGCAGAACCTCAGCTGGCCGACTCCGTGTTCGTCGAGGACACCGTGGTGATGTTCGGCGACGTCGCCGTGATGACCAGTCCGGGCTCCGAGGTCCGTCGCGGTGAGATCGCCGGGGCCGAGGAGTCCGTCCGCTCGATTCCGGGCGTGCGGATCGAGCGTATCGAGCTGCCGGGGACCCTCGATGGCGGCGACGTGCTGAAGGTCGGTTCGACGGTCTACGTCGGCCGGTCGACGCGCACCAATGCGGAGGGCATCCGTCAGCTCCGCGTCCTGTTGGCGCCGCTCGGCTACACGGTGGTCGCCGTGCCGCTCACGAAGGCACTGCATCTCAAGAGCGCAGCCACCGCCCTGCCCGACGGCACTGTGATCGGCTACCGGCCGCTGCTCGACGACGTCACGGTCTTCGATCGTTTCGTGGCCGTGCCGGAGGCGGGGGGAGCGCACGTCGTCGAACTCGCTCCCGACACCGTGCTCATGGCCGGATCGGCCCCGGTCAGCGCGGCGCTGATCTCCGATCTCGGGTACAGGGTGGTCACCGTGGACATCTCCGAGTTCGAGAAGCTCGAGGGGTGCGTCACCTGCCTCAGCGTGCGCGTGCGCTGA